The Falco rusticolus isolate bFalRus1 chromosome 5, bFalRus1.pri, whole genome shotgun sequence genome has a segment encoding these proteins:
- the LOC119148659 gene encoding uncharacterized protein LOC119148659 — protein MHIGNVQPLLPQNRCQEGIFLPDTFSLGGTLQNILQKRIWQFLHWRRVRGGPVPSKSSSDNEGGELQPQGQEELQHVAAIGNLAPGQPWVKELNTNRCDKDDRHSPTAQPVDPREQKNKGEAAPGCAKGVPASSAVYGAGAAGVTWCTPALGRADEPAVQSEPAIRKSPAAEEAIKESKSSGGELQTGRKRHNPNANSRI, from the exons ATGCACATTGGAAATGTCCAGCCATTGCTCCCCCAGAATAGGTGCCAGGAGGGAATTTTCCTTCCTGACACCTTCTCTTTAGGAGGTACTCTTCAGAATATTCTTCAGAAGAGGATTTGGCAGTTCCTGCACTGGAGGAGGGTACGGGGAGGTCCTGTGCCCTCCAAGAGCAGCAGTGACAATGAGGGAGGTGAGCTCCAGCCACAGggccaggaggagctgcagcatgtGGCTGCCATTGGCAACTTGGCCCCAGGGCAGCCGTGGGTGAAGGAGCTCAACACCAACCGCTGCGACAAGGATGACAG gcacagtcccacagcacagcctgtggACCCCAGGGAGCAGAAAAACAAGGGAGAAGCTGCTCCAGGCTGTGCAAAAGGGGTGCCAGCATCCAGTGCTGTCTatggggcaggagctgctggggttACATGGTGTACACCTGCTCTGGGGAGAGCAG ATGAGCCTGCAGTACAATCAGAGCCTGCCATCCGCAAGTCCCCCGCAGCTGAAGAAGCCATCAAGGAGAGCAAAAGCTCTGGGGGGGAG cttCAAACAGGCAGAAAACGGCACAACCCAAATGCCAACAGCAGGATCTGA
- the ECHDC3 gene encoding enoyl-CoA hydratase domain-containing protein 3, mitochondrial, protein MAATRLWRLRRPMAAAFSGAAAAGAGLPPPPEKLTVRRQAEGVRHIVLNNPRKRNALSLAMLQSLREDLLHDAKGRDLRVIIISAEGHVFCSGHDLKELSSEDDVKHHSQVFEICAEVMTLIQKLPVPVIAKVNGLATAAGCQLVASCDIAVASEKSQFATPGVNIGLFCSTPAVALGRSLPRKVALEMLFTGEPLSAQEALMHGLVSKVVPEDRLEEETMKISRKICESSKSVLALGKATFYRQMAQDLDTAYKMTTQVMMDNLTLRDGQEGIEAFIQKRKPIWSHSQDKKK, encoded by the exons ATGGCCGCCACCCGGCTGTGGCGACTGCGGAGGCCCatggctgctgccttcagcGGCGCCGCGGCCGCGGGAGCCGGGCTGCCCCCCCCGCCGGAGAAGCTGACGGTCCGGCGGCAGGCGGAGGGCGTCCg ACACATTGTCTTGAACAACCCGCGGAAGAGAAACGCCCTGTCCCTCGCCATGCTGCAGTCCCTCAGGGAGGACCTGCTGCACGACGCCAAGGGCAGAGACCTCCGAGTTATCATCATTTCAG CTGAAGGACATGTGTTTTGTTCCGGCCATGATTTAAAGGAACTGTCAAGTGAAGATGATGTGAAGCATCATTCTCAAGTATTTGAAATATGTGCAGAG GTTATGACTTTAATCCAGAAACTTCCAGTACCAGTGATTGCCAAAGTAAATGGTTTGGCTACAGCAGCAGGCTGTCAGCTTGTGGCAAGCTGTGACATCGCAGTGGCAAGTGAGAAATCTCAATTTGCTACTCCTGGAGTAAACATTGGACTGTTTTGCTCCACACCAGCTGTAGCCTTGGGCCGATCTCTTCCCAGAAAG GTGGCACTAGAGATGCTTTTCACGGGTGAACCTCTTTCTGCCCAAGAAGCATTAATGCACGGGCTTGTCAGCAAGGTGGTACCTGAAGACAGGCTGGAAGAGGAGACCATGAAAATTTCTCGCAAGATATGTGAAAGCAGCAAATCTGTCCTGGCACTGGGGAAAGCCACCTTCTACAGACAGATGGCACAGGACCTCGATACTGCTTACAAAATGACTACTCAGGTCATGATGGACAATTTGACTCTGAGAGATGGGCAGGAAGGTATTGAAGCCTTTATTCAGAAACGTAAGCCCATCTGGTCACACTCTCAGGATAAGAAGAAATGA